One genomic region from Nocardia vinacea encodes:
- a CDS encoding MTH1187 family thiamine-binding protein: MIIAFSVTPLGEGVDVGRAVAEAVRIVRASGLPNRTDAMFTTIEGEWDEVMAVVKDATDAILAVAPRCSLVLKADIRPGVTDAMSAKVETIERYLAEN; encoded by the coding sequence ATGATCATCGCGTTCTCAGTCACACCGCTCGGCGAGGGCGTCGACGTCGGCCGAGCCGTCGCCGAAGCCGTCCGCATCGTGCGCGCCAGCGGTCTGCCCAATCGCACCGATGCCATGTTCACCACGATCGAAGGCGAATGGGACGAGGTCATGGCCGTGGTCAAGGACGCCACGGATGCCATACTCGCGGTCGCACCCCGTTGCAGCTTGGTCCTGAAAGCCGACATCCGCCCGGGCGTGACCGACGCGATGTCCGCCAAGGTCGAGACCATCGAGCGCTACCTCGCCGAGAACTAG
- a CDS encoding YafY family protein, giving the protein MAISKVERLMNLVIALLSTRQFLTAERIRDSVAGYEDSASDEAFSRMFERDKNELRDLGIPLEVGQVSRYSTVEGYRINRDAYELPDIDLTSEEAAAVAVAVQMWESPELAAAAEGALLKLRAAGIHVETDAAVASVPAVPARTRGSDAVLGKLLAAVDAGQAVRFEHRGAINEPYVMRDVEPWGVVTHNGRWYLVGHDRNRDAVRSFRLSRIGDDVTAYGPPNSVGKPEGVDLREIVGTVTGSAPVTGTATVWVADGRGREIRRLGPVLEERTIGERHGVVVELPIRSRDWLARLITGLGPDAVVLAPEELRADVVARLRSVFDHTEVTA; this is encoded by the coding sequence GTGGCGATATCCAAGGTCGAGCGGCTGATGAATCTGGTCATCGCGCTGCTGTCGACCCGGCAATTCCTGACCGCGGAGCGGATTCGGGACAGCGTCGCGGGGTACGAGGATTCGGCCAGCGACGAGGCGTTCAGTCGAATGTTCGAGCGCGATAAGAACGAGCTGCGTGACCTGGGGATTCCCTTGGAGGTCGGGCAGGTCAGCCGATATTCGACGGTGGAGGGCTATCGGATCAACCGTGACGCCTACGAACTACCCGATATCGATCTGACCAGCGAGGAAGCGGCGGCAGTCGCGGTCGCGGTGCAGATGTGGGAGTCGCCGGAGCTGGCGGCCGCGGCCGAGGGCGCGCTGTTGAAATTACGTGCGGCCGGGATCCACGTCGAGACCGATGCCGCGGTGGCCTCGGTGCCCGCGGTCCCCGCGCGCACCCGTGGCTCGGATGCGGTGCTCGGCAAGCTGCTGGCCGCGGTCGATGCTGGTCAGGCGGTGCGGTTCGAACATCGGGGTGCGATCAACGAGCCGTATGTCATGCGTGATGTGGAGCCGTGGGGCGTAGTCACCCACAACGGCCGCTGGTATCTGGTCGGGCACGATCGGAACCGGGATGCGGTCCGCAGCTTCCGGCTATCGCGCATCGGCGACGATGTGACCGCCTACGGCCCACCCAATTCGGTCGGCAAGCCCGAGGGCGTGGATCTGCGTGAGATCGTCGGCACCGTCACCGGCAGCGCCCCGGTGACCGGCACCGCGACGGTGTGGGTGGCCGACGGTCGCGGCCGCGAGATCCGTCGACTCGGACCCGTGCTGGAAGAGCGCACCATCGGCGAACGCCACGGCGTGGTCGTCGAATTGCCCATCCGATCCCGAGATTGGTTGGCGCGCTTGATCACCGGACTCGGTCCAGATGCCGTAGTGCTCGCACCGGAGGAACTGCGCGCGGACGTGGTGGCGCGATTGCGTTCGGTCTTCGACCACACGGAGGTCACCGCATGA